The following are encoded together in the Labrus mixtus chromosome 2, fLabMix1.1, whole genome shotgun sequence genome:
- the LOC132988393 gene encoding E3 ubiquitin-protein ligase RBBP6-like isoform X6, with protein sequence MSCVHYKFSSKLEYNTVTFDGLHITLSELKRQIMGRERLKATDCDLQITNAQTREEYTDDEAHIPKHSSVIVRRTPIGGVKPAGRTFIVDRSDTAVVGSSRPTDSSPSMSLAQLAKTANLVDANASEDDKIRAMMSQSNHEYDPIHYSKKAVGPPPAHYTCFRCGKAGHYIRQCPLLMVQDKSVEGPKPVRTSKGIPQSFMVKAEPGTKGAMLTSTGEYAIPAIDREAYAQGKKERPPFVPHDQSSSEDDTDPIPDELLCPICNDLMTDAVVIPCCGNSYCDDCIRTTLLDSEEHICYTCKQADVSPDNLIANKFLRQAVNNFKNETGYTKHARKQLQNAAPPPPRPQLLRPLHSRQQDPLLANISHPPPPSVPLTAPQAQLPAPTPAPTPTPDPAAPAAASAAAAAPTPPHAAVVLEEQVSSPGPAPIVENHSPLHSISQGEPPPPGESDPEPTVTPDSSQNSESGSQGYHSNFAGHLPPIRQPQSSGHQSRAHHSNRGGGRHWESRPFRSRGERPSPMLHTAPPPLPVPPVYPAPSLYPPPPQSYPPPYTSAPGLLPPPLSYQPQPVYAPGPPVLNPPWVAPGTQPPLLPLPPPLSQPPLSKEEFYRQRHHRQDKVTSKLDEFTKDFHKELMKYRNAPKRRRPSYSRSRSRSRSRSRSYSYSPSRSRSRSRSHGRSYPRSPYSRRNGRSYGRSRTRSRSRSRSFGYQRSGSPRTPPPYRGGAWEGAEGAGPFRSRSRSPGGYRSRSPGGRKQPPREPEPYEVNGPTPAGHERWERERYRQWEKQYADWYNKYYKDYENQHPSHHHRGRGSRDRERDRMSPLPRDYSPQGRGRRGREERGPPPHHPQSSSSSGTKSSTKVLKAKKVKKKRTGDDSEPSQSVDRGDATPVRDEPMDELPSLNKTSPTSSKPPGGTTTTKAPASKSSASSVKPSTKATSKTPSDKTKKDKGLKVKAKIKTEGVKAKSEKAKKKIGDGLSTKKKESSFSSSSVTKPIRTSKKTEEAPNSTPKKEKSKSSSVRPPLLKTPPLPSHNLPLLHSSLHDTPRLGHDIRGRRDLPQGGGLLPTPHQHGHPLLHRPPSPGDSRRRMGVEGRSLLGPPPGKLRRIDGLGGDVMSLSHMSHQPPLHRLPPSSDRPGLLPLPGSREMSRDDADRGSIRPLMDLQVKPLAQRRIKLNRDLGRKGSTETPPSDRTPSGSEKTPSTSDRSAANTEGDRPSSTAETAGKKERSSSAERGVSRERQGSAGERLQGSDREQNRSSGPDRDRDRVSGPDRERDRVSGSDRDRASGSDRDRASGSDRDRVSGSDRDRASGSDRDRVSGSDRDRDRGVASDRERDRVPGSSSQKVSVTVDRNSDGERSVRTERKRSSSGSAGGRSVSLDKMTIGEKSAVPRRAVDHQEKPSASSKERGEGSERASKSDRSVSKDRAERSVPSGEKPLAANREAVKDGEETVVKRKPKISRKALTSPTASSLRSTQETRQESDKDQKSVTSKPAEEPSSSPVNSRGCSQTVSPPPSPAREEPIIQPPPRSKWEREDDEEGQENGPSAPKEPSPVPKRVRGREVQAEAQKPVRSAGLETTREERRGVMREEKKVRPPKEEGKSGRTTQTNSDKQKVKLVRDEGRGVREEGRAAGREEGRVVTGKEERAAEGRGGGGREETRGPEPRRQRLCSDLGRETDEAAFVPDYSEGEGSEPERGRSGSLSPSLSQASNSPTLSNHSGSGTTTTTTTTDKKKKKHKKHKKHKKHKKHGSQEKEGEHKVHKHKHKKKKHKKNKDKDAEEEEEKTEEEEEKVPC encoded by the exons ACTGATTCTTCTCCTTCTATGTCACTTGCCCAACTCGCAAAG acTGCAAACCTTGTTGATGCAAATGCATCAGAAGATGACAAGATTAGAGCCATGATGTCACAGTCAAATCATGAATATGACCCGATACA TTACTCCAAGAAAGCGGTTGGGCCTCCACCTGCTCACTACACCTGCTTCCGTTGTGGAAAGGCTGGTCACTACATTCGGCAATGCCCTTTACTCATG GTACAGGATAAAAGTGTGGAGGGTCCAAAGCCAGTAAGAACTAGTAAGGGCATCCCACAGAGTTTCATGGTGAAAGCAGAACCAGGCACCAAGGGAGCAATGTTAACCAGCACTGGAGAATACGCTATACCTGCTATAGATAG GGAGGCGTATGCACAAGGGAAGAAGGAGCGTCCTCCGTTTGTTCCACACGACCAGTCGTCATCTGAAGACGATACAGACCCGATCCCGGATGAACTCTTGTGTCCAATCTGCAATGATCTGATGACCGATGCAGTAGTAATACCCTGCTGTGGAAACAGTTACTGCGATGATT gTATCAGGACTACGTTGTTAGACTCAGAGGAGCACATTTGCTACACATGCAAACAGGCCGACGTTTCACCTGATAATCTCATTGCCAACAAGTTTCTTCGACAG GCCGTGAATAACTTTAAGAATGAGACTGGATACACCAAACATGCTCGCAAACAGCTTCAAAATGcagctccacctccacctcGCCCTCAATTGCTTAGGCCTCTGCACTCAAGACAGCAGGACCCACTGCTAGCCAACATCTCACATCCGCCTCCTCCAAGTGTCCCCCTCACAGCCCCTCAAGCACAGCTGCCAGCTCCCACACCTGCACCTACACCTACACCTGATCCGGCTGCcccagctgctgcttctgctgcggctgctgctccGACTCCTCCTCATGCTGCTGTTGTTCTGGAAGAACAAGTTTCTTCACCAGGTCCTGCACCTATTGTTGAAAACCATTCTCCTCTTCACTCTATCAGCCAGGGTGAACCGCCTCCACCGGG tGAGTCAGATCCAGAACCTACAGTGACACCAGACTCATCACAAAACTCAGAATCCGGCTCACAG GGCTACCATTCAAACTTCGCTGGCCACTTGCCACCAATAAGACAACCTCAATCATCAG GTCACCAGTCACGAGCCCACCACTctaacagaggaggaggcagacaCTGGGAGAG CAGGCCTTTCAGAAGTAGAGGAGAGCGCCCCTCCCCTATGCTCCATAcagctccacctcctcttccagtTCCTCCAGTGTACCCAGCCCCATCCCTGTACCCGCCTCCCCCGCAGTCATACCCTCCACCCTACACCTCTGCCCCtggcctcctccctcctcccctcagtTACCAGCCCCAGCCTGTTTATGCCCCTGGACCACCAGTGCTCAACCCTCCATGGGTTGCCCCCGGTACCcagcctcctcttctccctctccctcctcccctctctcaaCCCCCCCTCTCGAAGGAAGAATTCTACAGACAGCGGCACCACAGACAGGACAA AGTAACATCCAAACTGGATGaatttactaaagacttccacAAAGAGCTTATGAAGTACAGAAATGCACCAAAGAGACGAAGACCATCTTATTCAAG GTCCAGATCTAGATCCAGATCGAGATCCAGGTCTTACTCGTATTCTCCCAGTAGATCCCGCTCCCGGTCACGCTCCCATGGCCGGTCTTATCCACGCTCGCCTTATTCCAGACGCAATGGACGCAGCTATGGACGCTCACGTACAAGATCCCGCTCTCGTTCAAGGTCTTTTGGGTATCAGCGCTCTGGCTCACCACGGACTCCTCCCCCCTACCGTGGAGGAGCCTGGGagggagcagagggagcagGGCCCTTCAGGTCTAGGTCTCGTTCCCCTGGTGGGTACAGGAGCCGAAGCCCTGGTGGGCGAAAGCAACCTCCGCGGGAGCCTGAACCTTATGAAGTGAATGGTCCAACTCCTGCAGGCCATGAGCGCTGGGAAAGAGAGAGGTATCGGCAGTGGGAGAAGCAGTACGCAGACTGGTACAACAAATACTACAAAGATTATGAAAACCAACATCCCTCTCATCATCACAGAGGTCGTGGCAGCAGAGACAGGGAGCGGGACAGAATGTCTCCATTACCAAGAGATTATTCCCCCCAGggcagagggagaagagggagagaggagaggggtcCTCCACCTCACCATCCCcaatcctcttcctcatctggGACAAAGTCCAGCACTAAAGTCTTGAAGgcaaagaaagtaaaaaagaagaGGACTGGGGATGATTCAGAGCCATCACAGTCAGTAGACAGAGGTGATGCTACACCTGTCAGAGATGAACCAATGGACGAACTTCCTTCACTTAATAAAACATCCCCCACTTCATCAAAGCCTCCAGGTGGCACTACAACCACTAAAGCTCCAGCCTCTAAAAGCTCTGCTTCATCTGTTAAACCCTCAACCAAAGCAACATCCAAGACTCCGTCTGACAAGACGAAGAAGGACAAGGGACTGAAGGTGAAAGCTAAGATAAAAACGGAGGGTGTGAAGGCGAAGAGTGAAAAAGCGAAGAAAAAGATAGGTGATGGATTGTCTACCAAAAAGAAAGAatcctcattctcctcctcttctgtcacAAAACCGATCAGGACtagtaaaaaaacagaagaagccCCCAACTCCACACCTAAAAAGGAGAAGAGTAAAAGCTCTTCAGTGAGGCCTCCCCTACTTAAgacccctcctcttccctctcacAACCTTCCTCTACTCCATTCCTCCCTTCATGACACTCCTAGACTAGGTCATGACATTCGGGGGAGAAGAGATCTTCCACAGGGTGGCGGTCTCCTTCCTACCCCCCATCAACATGGACACCCACTCCTCCATAGACCTCCCTCCCCGGGCGACAGCCGGAGAAGGATGGGAGTTGAGGGTCGCTCTTTGCTTGGACCTCCTCCTGGAAAGCTGAGGAGAATAGATGGATTAGGGGGTGATGTCATGTCCCTCTCACACATGTCTCATCAGCCCCCGCTCCACAGACTCCCACCCTCTTCAGACAGACCCGGTCTTCTGCCCTTACCAGGGAGCCGTGAGATGAGTCGGGATGATGCAGATCGAGGATCAATCAGACCTCTGATGGATCTTCAG GTGAAGCCCTTGGCCCAGAGGAGGATAAAGCTAAACAGAGATCTGGGAAGAAAAGGCAGCACTGAGACACCACCGTCAGACAGAACACCATCAGGTTCTGAGAAGACGCCTTCAACTTCGGATCGATCTGCTGCTAATACTGAAGGAGACAGACCCAGTAGCACAGCGGAAACTGCTGGAAAAAAGGAGCGATCGTCGTCTGCTGAGAGGGGAGTCTCCAGAGAAAGAcaagggagtgctggagagagactgcagggctcagacagagagcagaacagaagCTCAGGACCAGACAGAGATCGAGACAGAGTTTCAGGAccagacagagagcgagacagagtcTCAGGATCAGACCGAGACAGAGCCTCAGGATCAGACCGAGACAGAGCCTCAGGATCAGACCGAGACAGAGTCTCAGGATCAGACCGAGACAGAGCCTCAGGATCAGACCGAGACAGAGTCTCAGGATCAGACCGAGACCGAGATAGAGGCGTGGCatctgacagagagagggaccgGGTCCCTGGATCAAGCTCACAGAAGGTTTCTGTAACAGTGGACAGAAACTCTGACGGAGAAAGATCCGTGAGGACAGAACGAAAGAGGTCCAGTAGTGGAAGTGCAGGAGGCAGGTCTGTCTCTCTGGATAAAATGACCATTGGAGAGAAATCAGCTGTCCCCAGGAGAGCAGTAGACCATCAGGAAAAACCAAGCGCATCTTccaaggaaagaggagaggggtCAGAAAGAGCTTCAAAATCTGACAG GAGTGTTTCaaaggacagagcagagaggagtgtACCCTCAGGAGAGAAACCACTTGCTGCTAACCGAGAAG CAGTAAAAGATGGTGAGGAAACTGTTGTGAAACGCAAACCGAAGATCAGCCGTAAAGCCCTAACAAGCCCAACAGCGAGCTCCCTGAG GTCAACTCAAGAAACAAGGCAGGAGTCGGACAAAGACCAGAAGAGTGTCACCTCCAAACCTGCAGAAGAGCCCTCATCCAGCCCTGTGAACAGCAGAGGCTGCAGCCAAACTGTCAGCCCCCCTCCCAGCCCTGCCAGAGAGGAGCCAATCATTCAGCCTCCTCCTCGCTCCAAATGggagagagaagatgatgaagagggcCAGGAAAATGGACCTAGTGCTCCCAAGGAGCCGTCACCAGTGCCAAAGAGGGTAAGAGGCAGAGAGGTTCAGGCTGAAGCACAGAAACCTGTCAGAAGTGCAGGACTGGAGACAacaagggaggagaggagaggagtcatgagagaagagaagaaagtgaGACCACCAAAGGAGGAGGGCAAAAGTGGCAGGACAACACAGACCAATTCAGATAAACAAAAAGTAAAGCTTGTGCGGGATGAAGGGAGAGGAGTAAGGGAAGAAGGAAGAGCTGCAGGAAGAGAAGAGGGGCGCGTAGTGACTGGAAAGGAGGAAAGAGCAGCAGaagggagaggtggaggaggacgagaggagacTCGTGGCCCAGAGCCCAGGAGACAGCGTCTGTGCTCTGACCTGGGCCGTGAGACAGACGAGGCTGCTTTTGTTCCCGATTACAGCGAAGGAGAAGGATCTGAGccggagagagggaggagtggCAGCCTCAGTCCCTCTCTCAGCCAGGCCTCCAACAGCCCCACCCTGAGCAACCACAGCGGCTCGGGAACCACCACCACTACCACTACaacagacaagaagaagaagaaacacaagaaacataaaaaacacaagaagcatAAGAAGCATGGCAGCCAGGAAAAAGAAGGGGAACACAAGGTGCAtaagcacaaacacaagaagaagaaacacaaaaagaacaaagataaagacgcagaggaagaggaggagaagaccgaggaagaagaggaaaaggttCCATGTTAA
- the LOC132988393 gene encoding E3 ubiquitin-protein ligase RBBP6-like isoform X1, with amino-acid sequence MSCVHYKFSSKLEYNTVTFDGLHITLSELKRQIMGRERLKATDCDLQITNAQTREEYTDDEAHIPKHSSVIVRRTPIGGVKPAGRTFIVDRSDTAVVGSSRPTDSSPSMSLAQLAKTANLVDANASEDDKIRAMMSQSNHEYDPIHYSKKAVGPPPAHYTCFRCGKAGHYIRQCPLLMVQDKSVEGPKPVRTSKGIPQSFMVKAEPGTKGAMLTSTGEYAIPAIDREAYAQGKKERPPFVPHDQSSSEDDTDPIPDELLCPICNDLMTDAVVIPCCGNSYCDDCIRTTLLDSEEHICYTCKQADVSPDNLIANKFLRQAVNNFKNETGYTKHARKQLQNAAPPPPRPQLLRPLHSRQQDPLLANISHPPPPSVPLTAPQAQLPAPTPAPTPTPDPAAPAAASAAAAAPTPPHAAVVLEEQVSSPGPAPIVENHSPLHSISQGEPPPPGESDPEPTVTPDSSQNSESGSQGYHSNFAGHLPPIRQPQSSGHQSRAHHSNRGGGRHWESRPFRSRGERPSPMLHTAPPPLPVPPVYPAPSLYPPPPQSYPPPYTSAPGLLPPPLSYQPQPVYAPGPPVLNPPWVAPGTQPPLLPLPPPLSQPPLSKEEFYRQRHHRQDNRVTSKLDEFTKDFHKELMKYRNAPKRRRPSYSRSRSYSRSPFSRSPYSRSRSRSRSRSRSRSYSYSPSRSRSRSRSHGRSYPRSPYSRRNGRSYGRSRTRSRSRSRSFGYQRSGSPRTPPPYRGGAWEGAEGAGPFRSRSRSPGGYRSRSPGGRKQPPREPEPYEVNGPTPAGHERWERERYRQWEKQYADWYNKYYKDYENQHPSHHHRGRGSRDRERDRMSPLPRDYSPQGRGRRGREERGPPPHHPQSSSSSGTKSSTKVLKAKKVKKKRTGDDSEPSQSVDRGDATPVRDEPMDELPSLNKTSPTSSKPPGGTTTTKAPASKSSASSVKPSTKATSKTPSDKTKKDKGLKVKAKIKTEGVKAKSEKAKKKIGDGLSTKKKESSFSSSSVTKPIRTSKKTEEAPNSTPKKEKSKSSSVRPPLLKTPPLPSHNLPLLHSSLHDTPRLGHDIRGRRDLPQGGGLLPTPHQHGHPLLHRPPSPGDSRRRMGVEGRSLLGPPPGKLRRIDGLGGDVMSLSHMSHQPPLHRLPPSSDRPGLLPLPGSREMSRDDADRGSIRPLMDLQVKPLAQRRIKLNRDLGRKGSTETPPSDRTPSGSEKTPSTSDRSAANTEGDRPSSTAETAGKKERSSSAERGVSRERQGSAGERLQGSDREQNRSSGPDRDRDRVSGPDRERDRVSGSDRDRASGSDRDRASGSDRDRVSGSDRDRASGSDRDRVSGSDRDRDRGVASDRERDRVPGSSSQKVSVTVDRNSDGERSVRTERKRSSSGSAGGRSVSLDKMTIGEKSAVPRRAVDHQEKPSASSKERGEGSERASKSDRSVSKDRAERSVPSGEKPLAANREAVKDGEETVVKRKPKISRKALTSPTASSLRSTQETRQESDKDQKSVTSKPAEEPSSSPVNSRGCSQTVSPPPSPAREEPIIQPPPRSKWEREDDEEGQENGPSAPKEPSPVPKRVRGREVQAEAQKPVRSAGLETTREERRGVMREEKKVRPPKEEGKSGRTTQTNSDKQKVKLVRDEGRGVREEGRAAGREEGRVVTGKEERAAEGRGGGGREETRGPEPRRQRLCSDLGRETDEAAFVPDYSEGEGSEPERGRSGSLSPSLSQASNSPTLSNHSGSGTTTTTTTTDKKKKKHKKHKKHKKHKKHGSQEKEGEHKVHKHKHKKKKHKKNKDKDAEEEEEKTEEEEEKVPC; translated from the exons ACTGATTCTTCTCCTTCTATGTCACTTGCCCAACTCGCAAAG acTGCAAACCTTGTTGATGCAAATGCATCAGAAGATGACAAGATTAGAGCCATGATGTCACAGTCAAATCATGAATATGACCCGATACA TTACTCCAAGAAAGCGGTTGGGCCTCCACCTGCTCACTACACCTGCTTCCGTTGTGGAAAGGCTGGTCACTACATTCGGCAATGCCCTTTACTCATG GTACAGGATAAAAGTGTGGAGGGTCCAAAGCCAGTAAGAACTAGTAAGGGCATCCCACAGAGTTTCATGGTGAAAGCAGAACCAGGCACCAAGGGAGCAATGTTAACCAGCACTGGAGAATACGCTATACCTGCTATAGATAG GGAGGCGTATGCACAAGGGAAGAAGGAGCGTCCTCCGTTTGTTCCACACGACCAGTCGTCATCTGAAGACGATACAGACCCGATCCCGGATGAACTCTTGTGTCCAATCTGCAATGATCTGATGACCGATGCAGTAGTAATACCCTGCTGTGGAAACAGTTACTGCGATGATT gTATCAGGACTACGTTGTTAGACTCAGAGGAGCACATTTGCTACACATGCAAACAGGCCGACGTTTCACCTGATAATCTCATTGCCAACAAGTTTCTTCGACAG GCCGTGAATAACTTTAAGAATGAGACTGGATACACCAAACATGCTCGCAAACAGCTTCAAAATGcagctccacctccacctcGCCCTCAATTGCTTAGGCCTCTGCACTCAAGACAGCAGGACCCACTGCTAGCCAACATCTCACATCCGCCTCCTCCAAGTGTCCCCCTCACAGCCCCTCAAGCACAGCTGCCAGCTCCCACACCTGCACCTACACCTACACCTGATCCGGCTGCcccagctgctgcttctgctgcggctgctgctccGACTCCTCCTCATGCTGCTGTTGTTCTGGAAGAACAAGTTTCTTCACCAGGTCCTGCACCTATTGTTGAAAACCATTCTCCTCTTCACTCTATCAGCCAGGGTGAACCGCCTCCACCGGG tGAGTCAGATCCAGAACCTACAGTGACACCAGACTCATCACAAAACTCAGAATCCGGCTCACAG GGCTACCATTCAAACTTCGCTGGCCACTTGCCACCAATAAGACAACCTCAATCATCAG GTCACCAGTCACGAGCCCACCACTctaacagaggaggaggcagacaCTGGGAGAG CAGGCCTTTCAGAAGTAGAGGAGAGCGCCCCTCCCCTATGCTCCATAcagctccacctcctcttccagtTCCTCCAGTGTACCCAGCCCCATCCCTGTACCCGCCTCCCCCGCAGTCATACCCTCCACCCTACACCTCTGCCCCtggcctcctccctcctcccctcagtTACCAGCCCCAGCCTGTTTATGCCCCTGGACCACCAGTGCTCAACCCTCCATGGGTTGCCCCCGGTACCcagcctcctcttctccctctccctcctcccctctctcaaCCCCCCCTCTCGAAGGAAGAATTCTACAGACAGCGGCACCACAGACAGGACAA CAGAGTAACATCCAAACTGGATGaatttactaaagacttccacAAAGAGCTTATGAAGTACAGAAATGCACCAAAGAGACGAAGACCATCTTATTCAAG ATCACGGTCATACAGTCGCTCTCCATTCAGCCGTTCTCCTTACTCTCGCTCTAGGTCCAGATCTAGATCCAGATCGAGATCCAGGTCTTACTCGTATTCTCCCAGTAGATCCCGCTCCCGGTCACGCTCCCATGGCCGGTCTTATCCACGCTCGCCTTATTCCAGACGCAATGGACGCAGCTATGGACGCTCACGTACAAGATCCCGCTCTCGTTCAAGGTCTTTTGGGTATCAGCGCTCTGGCTCACCACGGACTCCTCCCCCCTACCGTGGAGGAGCCTGGGagggagcagagggagcagGGCCCTTCAGGTCTAGGTCTCGTTCCCCTGGTGGGTACAGGAGCCGAAGCCCTGGTGGGCGAAAGCAACCTCCGCGGGAGCCTGAACCTTATGAAGTGAATGGTCCAACTCCTGCAGGCCATGAGCGCTGGGAAAGAGAGAGGTATCGGCAGTGGGAGAAGCAGTACGCAGACTGGTACAACAAATACTACAAAGATTATGAAAACCAACATCCCTCTCATCATCACAGAGGTCGTGGCAGCAGAGACAGGGAGCGGGACAGAATGTCTCCATTACCAAGAGATTATTCCCCCCAGggcagagggagaagagggagagaggagaggggtcCTCCACCTCACCATCCCcaatcctcttcctcatctggGACAAAGTCCAGCACTAAAGTCTTGAAGgcaaagaaagtaaaaaagaagaGGACTGGGGATGATTCAGAGCCATCACAGTCAGTAGACAGAGGTGATGCTACACCTGTCAGAGATGAACCAATGGACGAACTTCCTTCACTTAATAAAACATCCCCCACTTCATCAAAGCCTCCAGGTGGCACTACAACCACTAAAGCTCCAGCCTCTAAAAGCTCTGCTTCATCTGTTAAACCCTCAACCAAAGCAACATCCAAGACTCCGTCTGACAAGACGAAGAAGGACAAGGGACTGAAGGTGAAAGCTAAGATAAAAACGGAGGGTGTGAAGGCGAAGAGTGAAAAAGCGAAGAAAAAGATAGGTGATGGATTGTCTACCAAAAAGAAAGAatcctcattctcctcctcttctgtcacAAAACCGATCAGGACtagtaaaaaaacagaagaagccCCCAACTCCACACCTAAAAAGGAGAAGAGTAAAAGCTCTTCAGTGAGGCCTCCCCTACTTAAgacccctcctcttccctctcacAACCTTCCTCTACTCCATTCCTCCCTTCATGACACTCCTAGACTAGGTCATGACATTCGGGGGAGAAGAGATCTTCCACAGGGTGGCGGTCTCCTTCCTACCCCCCATCAACATGGACACCCACTCCTCCATAGACCTCCCTCCCCGGGCGACAGCCGGAGAAGGATGGGAGTTGAGGGTCGCTCTTTGCTTGGACCTCCTCCTGGAAAGCTGAGGAGAATAGATGGATTAGGGGGTGATGTCATGTCCCTCTCACACATGTCTCATCAGCCCCCGCTCCACAGACTCCCACCCTCTTCAGACAGACCCGGTCTTCTGCCCTTACCAGGGAGCCGTGAGATGAGTCGGGATGATGCAGATCGAGGATCAATCAGACCTCTGATGGATCTTCAG GTGAAGCCCTTGGCCCAGAGGAGGATAAAGCTAAACAGAGATCTGGGAAGAAAAGGCAGCACTGAGACACCACCGTCAGACAGAACACCATCAGGTTCTGAGAAGACGCCTTCAACTTCGGATCGATCTGCTGCTAATACTGAAGGAGACAGACCCAGTAGCACAGCGGAAACTGCTGGAAAAAAGGAGCGATCGTCGTCTGCTGAGAGGGGAGTCTCCAGAGAAAGAcaagggagtgctggagagagactgcagggctcagacagagagcagaacagaagCTCAGGACCAGACAGAGATCGAGACAGAGTTTCAGGAccagacagagagcgagacagagtcTCAGGATCAGACCGAGACAGAGCCTCAGGATCAGACCGAGACAGAGCCTCAGGATCAGACCGAGACAGAGTCTCAGGATCAGACCGAGACAGAGCCTCAGGATCAGACCGAGACAGAGTCTCAGGATCAGACCGAGACCGAGATAGAGGCGTGGCatctgacagagagagggaccgGGTCCCTGGATCAAGCTCACAGAAGGTTTCTGTAACAGTGGACAGAAACTCTGACGGAGAAAGATCCGTGAGGACAGAACGAAAGAGGTCCAGTAGTGGAAGTGCAGGAGGCAGGTCTGTCTCTCTGGATAAAATGACCATTGGAGAGAAATCAGCTGTCCCCAGGAGAGCAGTAGACCATCAGGAAAAACCAAGCGCATCTTccaaggaaagaggagaggggtCAGAAAGAGCTTCAAAATCTGACAG GAGTGTTTCaaaggacagagcagagaggagtgtACCCTCAGGAGAGAAACCACTTGCTGCTAACCGAGAAG CAGTAAAAGATGGTGAGGAAACTGTTGTGAAACGCAAACCGAAGATCAGCCGTAAAGCCCTAACAAGCCCAACAGCGAGCTCCCTGAG GTCAACTCAAGAAACAAGGCAGGAGTCGGACAAAGACCAGAAGAGTGTCACCTCCAAACCTGCAGAAGAGCCCTCATCCAGCCCTGTGAACAGCAGAGGCTGCAGCCAAACTGTCAGCCCCCCTCCCAGCCCTGCCAGAGAGGAGCCAATCATTCAGCCTCCTCCTCGCTCCAAATGggagagagaagatgatgaagagggcCAGGAAAATGGACCTAGTGCTCCCAAGGAGCCGTCACCAGTGCCAAAGAGGGTAAGAGGCAGAGAGGTTCAGGCTGAAGCACAGAAACCTGTCAGAAGTGCAGGACTGGAGACAacaagggaggagaggagaggagtcatgagagaagagaagaaagtgaGACCACCAAAGGAGGAGGGCAAAAGTGGCAGGACAACACAGACCAATTCAGATAAACAAAAAGTAAAGCTTGTGCGGGATGAAGGGAGAGGAGTAAGGGAAGAAGGAAGAGCTGCAGGAAGAGAAGAGGGGCGCGTAGTGACTGGAAAGGAGGAAAGAGCAGCAGaagggagaggtggaggaggacgagaggagacTCGTGGCCCAGAGCCCAGGAGACAGCGTCTGTGCTCTGACCTGGGCCGTGAGACAGACGAGGCTGCTTTTGTTCCCGATTACAGCGAAGGAGAAGGATCTGAGccggagagagggaggagtggCAGCCTCAGTCCCTCTCTCAGCCAGGCCTCCAACAGCCCCACCCTGAGCAACCACAGCGGCTCGGGAACCACCACCACTACCACTACaacagacaagaagaagaagaaacacaagaaacataaaaaacacaagaagcatAAGAAGCATGGCAGCCAGGAAAAAGAAGGGGAACACAAGGTGCAtaagcacaaacacaagaagaagaaacacaaaaagaacaaagataaagacgcagaggaagaggaggagaagaccgaggaagaagaggaaaaggttCCATGTTAA